One genomic window of Deinococcus radiotolerans includes the following:
- a CDS encoding DUF4262 domain-containing protein — protein sequence MLSALSAPETEFDSRVLHLIQQQGWTVLTIPEDPEGPGFAFTVGLWAHDQHPELIMIGQPPDVMERTLSAAGQAIHAQQRRFSDGEVTPDVLDGHLCQFVAAPEQAYRDYLEYALWLYGNEAFPVLQCVWADPQGRFPWHPDAPKTLRAQQPLLGTAPPDAP from the coding sequence ATGCTCTCAGCCCTGTCCGCGCCAGAGACCGAATTCGACTCCAGGGTGCTTCACCTCATCCAGCAGCAGGGGTGGACCGTCCTGACCATTCCCGAAGACCCGGAAGGCCCCGGCTTCGCGTTCACGGTGGGCCTGTGGGCCCACGATCAGCACCCGGAGCTCATCATGATCGGCCAGCCCCCCGACGTCATGGAGCGGACCCTCAGCGCGGCGGGCCAGGCCATCCACGCGCAGCAGCGCCGCTTCAGCGACGGGGAGGTCACCCCGGATGTGCTGGACGGACACCTCTGCCAGTTCGTTGCCGCACCTGAGCAGGCCTACCGGGATTACCTGGAGTACGCCCTGTGGCTGTACGGGAACGAGGCGTTCCCGGTCCTGCAGTGCGTGTGGGCGGACCCGCAGGGCCGCTTCCCCTGGCACCCGGACGCACCCAAGACCCTGCGCGCGCAGCAACCCCTGCTCGGCACGGCCCCCCCGGACGCGCCCTAA